The following coding sequences lie in one Miscanthus floridulus cultivar M001 chromosome 9, ASM1932011v1, whole genome shotgun sequence genomic window:
- the LOC136482252 gene encoding DUF724 domain-containing protein 7-like isoform X1, whose translation MTAAASGSAPPPDAAGPRRGRGRPRGSKSGRGRGRGRSPSLRRSKPSKRPRPSSRSPSGSPDGPHSSPPRGVDLSAPLPPGTDVEVRVDDDGFHGSWFEATVLDFTPARGYRHPARYTVKYAHLLADDDEGVLAEPFAPSHIRPRPPPPPPSPPPRFQTHDIVEAFHNEGWWSGIVVSAPDAPDAPAGVTVAFPITREVIEFAPGLVRPRRDYVDGDWIPSQVAMVVRPKRAVKVYEVGDKVEVMRQRSAYGESWFLATVRVVVDDLSYVVEYFDLEEGEGGPEKATEYLHWWFIRPAVEHSPRESEFKLQPGAAVEAYCDGAWSPGVVRRVLGEGEYEIRIVAKKSEMLVTKVAPLLKPQYKWNGKQWKIATCKRRANSRRRSVSGNSPRSPVEVSSSDEEHSLGKSTLAEGSGHASVSEMDIPLSALCKSPESTHSPNSFVSEKNSLQGSHGIVNSVPMNGLLCASPGHSAPVDNQEILSDMVVTDGELNEPVSGRSVDGHDMLSITELRKKMASGRRNKKMASARRNSAVTRKQENPAKSLRVKKCVSDIKAGKMHPIQGLQGKIQLKGNMNFSTPDIVLALSVSGTGQTILSPDRLVSKRTKRGSSTKVLASKKLANRRGSKELCSSNSSLDVTRTVQQRGSKELAETIEECPVALECLNSDTQEQLDRTLEDAQNITELSNQDLLPMVPPGFKSMDNGIGTNIHDTQFDEEPTGMTNSLIEPKGNDDMCTDHAATKLAESNHVMETAILCLDCPAQQARGKVDERSVLQNAGSSQCIIDSSPLRSCSAFESLLPSPQPFEDQALFVKNSPMWDLVEAMHVFKELPQQPHFLPLQEHAPLLREGMALGMMVSFADLVKVTMEASIDNSMEWFEDKIRTISHLEANGFSVQFMQSAMTDLVKIKSERTSYHVQIGKLDSKFVEKTASSSRVGALLDEKDIAAAELEQELGRIRQESQKIAKEKEKIDAELASIKTSLSGYEVLCNGAERKFKDVLAGLRMKRLT comes from the exons ATGACCGCCGCCGCATCCGGCAGCGCGCCGCCGCCGGACGCCGCCGGCCCACGGAGGGGGCGCGGCCGCCCCCGCGGGAGCAagagcgggcgcgggcgcgggcgcgggcgctcgCCGAGCCTGAGGCGGAGCAAGCCCTCGAAGAGGCCCCGGCCGTCGTCGCGGTCGCCATCCGGGTCGCCCGACGGGCCCCATTCCTCGCCCCCCCGCGGGGTGGACCTTTCCGCGCCGCTGCCTCCCGGCACCGACGTCGAGGTCCGCGTCGACGACGACGGCTTCCACGGGTCCTGGTTCGAGGCCACCGTGCTCGACTTCACGCCGGCCCGCGGGTACCGCCACCCGGCGCGGTACACCGTCAAGTACGCGCACCTCCTCGCCGACGACGACGAAGGCGTGCTGGCCGAGCCCTTCGCGCCGTCCCACatccgcccgcgcccgccgccgccgcctccgtcgcCCCCGCCGCGCTTCCAGACCCACGACATCGTCGAGGCGTTCCACAACGAGGGGTGGTGGTCGGGCATCGTCGTGTCCGCCCCCGACGCCCCCGACGCCCCCGCCGGGGTCACCGTCGCGTTCCCCATCACCCGCGAGGTCATCGAGTTCGCGCCCGGCCTCGTCCGCCCCCGCCGCGACTACGTCGACGGCGACTGGATCCCTTCCCAGGTCGCGATGGTTGTCCGCCCCAAGCGCGCGGTCAAGGTCTACGAGGTCGGGGACAAGGTGGAGGTGATGAGGCAACGGAGCGCGTACGGCGAGTCCTGGTTCCTCGCCACGGTGAGGGTCGTCGTCGACGACCTCAGCTACGTCGTCGAGTACTTCGATCTGGAGGAGGGCGAGGGCGGGCCGGAGAAGGCCACCGAGTACCTGCATTGGTGGTTCATCAGGCCGGCTGTCGAGCATTCGCCAAGGGAGAGCGAGTTCAAGCTCCAGCCTGGCGCTGCTGTGGAGGCCTACTGCGATGGGGCATGGTCACCAGGTGTGGTGCGAAGGGTCCTCGGCGAGGGTGAGTATGAGATCCGTATTGTTGCCAAAAAGTCAGAAATGCTGGTGACCAAGGTGGCGCCATTGCTCAAGCCGCAGTATAAGTGGAATGGCAAGCAATGGAAGATTGCGACCTGTAAG AGACGGGCTAACTCGAGGCGTCGGTCTGTGTCTGGTAATAGTCCAAGGTCACCAGTTGAGGTGTCATCCAGTGATGAAGAACACAGTCTAGGAAAGAGCACATTAGCCGAAGGTTCTGGACATGCTTCAGTCTCTGAGATGGACATTCCTTTGTCTGCTCTGTGCAAGTCACCAGAAAGCACTCATTCACCGAATTCTTTTGTCTCTGAAAAGAACAGTCTTCAAGGTTCACATGGGATAGTGAATTCGGTGCCAATGAACGGACTCCTTTGTGCTTCTCCAGGACATTCAGCACCAGTGGACAATCAAGAAATCCTGTCTGATATGGTTGTTACTGATGGTGAGCTTAATGAACCTGTCTCTGGAAGAAGTGTTGATGGCCATGATATGCTTTCCATTACTGAACTAAGAAAGAAAATGGCTTCAGGGCGCAGAAATAAGAAAATGGCTTCAGCGCGCAGAAATAGTGCTGTCACACGCAAACAGGAAAACCCTGCCAAATCACTCAGGGTGAAGAAATGTGTATCGGACATTAAAGCGGGGAAAATGCACCCTATTCAAGGACTTCAGGGAAAG ATTCAGTTGAAGGGCAACATGAATTTCTCTACTCCGGACATTGTTTTAGCTTTGAGTGTCTCTGGGACTGGCCAGACTATTTTATCTCCAGATAGACTG GTGTCAAAAAGGACAAAAAGGGGTTCAAGTACAAAGGTTCTTGCCTCTAAGAAAT TGGCTAACAGGAGAGGATCCAAAGAACTGTGCAGTTCAAATAGCTCATTGGATGTGACTAGGACTGTCCAGCAGAGAGGAAGCAAGGAATTGGCAGAGACAATAGAAGAATGTCCCGTAGCA TTGGAGTGTCTGAATTCTGATACTCAAGAACAGCTTGATAGAACTTTGGAGGATGCACAGAACATAACTGAATTATCAAATCAGGACCTGTTACCGATGGTGCCTCCTGGCTTTAAATCAATGGATAATGGGATAG GTACTAACATACATGATACTCAATTTGATGAAGAGCCAACTGGTATGACCAACAGCCTTATTGAACCGAAGGGAAATGATGACATGTGCACAGACCATGCTGCTACCAAATTAGCTGAAAGCAACCATGTCATGGAAACAGCTATCCTATGTCTTGATTGTCCGGCTCAACAAGCCCGTGGGAAAGTGGATGAGAGGTCAGTTTTACAGAATGCTGGGAGTTCACAGTGCATCATTGACAGTTCTCCATTGAGGAGCTGCTCTGCTTTTGAGAGCTTGTTGCCTTCACCACAGCCTTTTGAGGACCAGGCTTTGTTCGTCAAGAACTCACCTATGTGGGATCTAGTTGAAGCAATGCATGTGTTTAAGGAGCTTCCTCAACAACCTCATTTCCTTCCACTCCAAGAACATGCCCCATTACTACGTGAAGGAATGGCATTAGGTATGATGGTGTCATTCGCGGACTTAGTGAAGGTTACAATGGAAGCAAGCATAGACAACAGCATGGAATGGTTTGAGGACAAGATCAGGACAATCTCCCATCTAGAGGCAAATGGATTTAGTGTGCAATTTATGCAGAGCGCCATGACCGATTTGGTCAAGATAAAATCTGAGCGCACCAGTTATCATGTACAAATTGGCAAGCTGGATTCGAAGTTTGTGGAGAAGACAGCTTCGTCCTCCCGAGTTGGTGCACTGCTTGATGAAAAAGATATAGCTGCGGCAGAGCTTGAGCAAGAACTTGGGCGCATTCGCCAGGAAAGTCAGAAGATTGCAAAGGAGAAGGAAAAAATAGATGCGGAGCTCGCTAGTATCAAGACATCGCTTAGTGGGTATGAGGTTCTGTGCAACGGTGCGGAACGTAAGTTTAAAGACGTCTTGGCTGGGCTGCGGATGAAGAGGCTAACCTGA
- the LOC136482252 gene encoding DUF724 domain-containing protein 3-like isoform X2 yields MTAAASGSAPPPDAAGPRRGRGRPRGSKSGRGRGRGRSPSLRRSKPSKRPRPSSRSPSGSPDGPHSSPPRGVDLSAPLPPGTDVEVRVDDDGFHGSWFEATVLDFTPARGYRHPARYTVKYAHLLADDDEGVLAEPFAPSHIRPRPPPPPPSPPPRFQTHDIVEAFHNEGWWSGIVVSAPDAPDAPAGVTVAFPITREVIEFAPGLVRPRRDYVDGDWIPSQVAMVVRPKRAVKVYEVGDKVEVMRQRSAYGESWFLATVRVVVDDLSYVVEYFDLEEGEGGPEKATEYLHWWFIRPAVEHSPRESEFKLQPGAAVEAYCDGAWSPGVVRRVLGEGEYEIRIVAKKSEMLVTKVAPLLKPQYKWNGKQWKIATCKRRANSRRRSVSGNSPRSPVEVSSSDEEHSLGKSTLAEGSGHASVSEMDIPLSALCKSPESTHSPNSFVSEKNSLQGSHGIVNSVPMNGLLCASPGHSAPVDNQEILSDMVVTDGRRNKKMASARRNSAVTRKQENPAKSLRVKKCVSDIKAGKMHPIQGLQGKIQLKGNMNFSTPDIVLALSVSGTGQTILSPDRLVSKRTKRGSSTKVLASKKLANRRGSKELCSSNSSLDVTRTVQQRGSKELAETIEECPVALECLNSDTQEQLDRTLEDAQNITELSNQDLLPMVPPGFKSMDNGIGTNIHDTQFDEEPTGMTNSLIEPKGNDDMCTDHAATKLAESNHVMETAILCLDCPAQQARGKVDERSVLQNAGSSQCIIDSSPLRSCSAFESLLPSPQPFEDQALFVKNSPMWDLVEAMHVFKELPQQPHFLPLQEHAPLLREGMALGMMVSFADLVKVTMEASIDNSMEWFEDKIRTISHLEANGFSVQFMQSAMTDLVKIKSERTSYHVQIGKLDSKFVEKTASSSRVGALLDEKDIAAAELEQELGRIRQESQKIAKEKEKIDAELASIKTSLSGYEVLCNGAERKFKDVLAGLRMKRLT; encoded by the exons ATGACCGCCGCCGCATCCGGCAGCGCGCCGCCGCCGGACGCCGCCGGCCCACGGAGGGGGCGCGGCCGCCCCCGCGGGAGCAagagcgggcgcgggcgcgggcgcgggcgctcgCCGAGCCTGAGGCGGAGCAAGCCCTCGAAGAGGCCCCGGCCGTCGTCGCGGTCGCCATCCGGGTCGCCCGACGGGCCCCATTCCTCGCCCCCCCGCGGGGTGGACCTTTCCGCGCCGCTGCCTCCCGGCACCGACGTCGAGGTCCGCGTCGACGACGACGGCTTCCACGGGTCCTGGTTCGAGGCCACCGTGCTCGACTTCACGCCGGCCCGCGGGTACCGCCACCCGGCGCGGTACACCGTCAAGTACGCGCACCTCCTCGCCGACGACGACGAAGGCGTGCTGGCCGAGCCCTTCGCGCCGTCCCACatccgcccgcgcccgccgccgccgcctccgtcgcCCCCGCCGCGCTTCCAGACCCACGACATCGTCGAGGCGTTCCACAACGAGGGGTGGTGGTCGGGCATCGTCGTGTCCGCCCCCGACGCCCCCGACGCCCCCGCCGGGGTCACCGTCGCGTTCCCCATCACCCGCGAGGTCATCGAGTTCGCGCCCGGCCTCGTCCGCCCCCGCCGCGACTACGTCGACGGCGACTGGATCCCTTCCCAGGTCGCGATGGTTGTCCGCCCCAAGCGCGCGGTCAAGGTCTACGAGGTCGGGGACAAGGTGGAGGTGATGAGGCAACGGAGCGCGTACGGCGAGTCCTGGTTCCTCGCCACGGTGAGGGTCGTCGTCGACGACCTCAGCTACGTCGTCGAGTACTTCGATCTGGAGGAGGGCGAGGGCGGGCCGGAGAAGGCCACCGAGTACCTGCATTGGTGGTTCATCAGGCCGGCTGTCGAGCATTCGCCAAGGGAGAGCGAGTTCAAGCTCCAGCCTGGCGCTGCTGTGGAGGCCTACTGCGATGGGGCATGGTCACCAGGTGTGGTGCGAAGGGTCCTCGGCGAGGGTGAGTATGAGATCCGTATTGTTGCCAAAAAGTCAGAAATGCTGGTGACCAAGGTGGCGCCATTGCTCAAGCCGCAGTATAAGTGGAATGGCAAGCAATGGAAGATTGCGACCTGTAAG AGACGGGCTAACTCGAGGCGTCGGTCTGTGTCTGGTAATAGTCCAAGGTCACCAGTTGAGGTGTCATCCAGTGATGAAGAACACAGTCTAGGAAAGAGCACATTAGCCGAAGGTTCTGGACATGCTTCAGTCTCTGAGATGGACATTCCTTTGTCTGCTCTGTGCAAGTCACCAGAAAGCACTCATTCACCGAATTCTTTTGTCTCTGAAAAGAACAGTCTTCAAGGTTCACATGGGATAGTGAATTCGGTGCCAATGAACGGACTCCTTTGTGCTTCTCCAGGACATTCAGCACCAGTGGACAATCAAGAAATCCTGTCTGATATGGTTGTTACTGATG GGCGCAGAAATAAGAAAATGGCTTCAGCGCGCAGAAATAGTGCTGTCACACGCAAACAGGAAAACCCTGCCAAATCACTCAGGGTGAAGAAATGTGTATCGGACATTAAAGCGGGGAAAATGCACCCTATTCAAGGACTTCAGGGAAAG ATTCAGTTGAAGGGCAACATGAATTTCTCTACTCCGGACATTGTTTTAGCTTTGAGTGTCTCTGGGACTGGCCAGACTATTTTATCTCCAGATAGACTG GTGTCAAAAAGGACAAAAAGGGGTTCAAGTACAAAGGTTCTTGCCTCTAAGAAAT TGGCTAACAGGAGAGGATCCAAAGAACTGTGCAGTTCAAATAGCTCATTGGATGTGACTAGGACTGTCCAGCAGAGAGGAAGCAAGGAATTGGCAGAGACAATAGAAGAATGTCCCGTAGCA TTGGAGTGTCTGAATTCTGATACTCAAGAACAGCTTGATAGAACTTTGGAGGATGCACAGAACATAACTGAATTATCAAATCAGGACCTGTTACCGATGGTGCCTCCTGGCTTTAAATCAATGGATAATGGGATAG GTACTAACATACATGATACTCAATTTGATGAAGAGCCAACTGGTATGACCAACAGCCTTATTGAACCGAAGGGAAATGATGACATGTGCACAGACCATGCTGCTACCAAATTAGCTGAAAGCAACCATGTCATGGAAACAGCTATCCTATGTCTTGATTGTCCGGCTCAACAAGCCCGTGGGAAAGTGGATGAGAGGTCAGTTTTACAGAATGCTGGGAGTTCACAGTGCATCATTGACAGTTCTCCATTGAGGAGCTGCTCTGCTTTTGAGAGCTTGTTGCCTTCACCACAGCCTTTTGAGGACCAGGCTTTGTTCGTCAAGAACTCACCTATGTGGGATCTAGTTGAAGCAATGCATGTGTTTAAGGAGCTTCCTCAACAACCTCATTTCCTTCCACTCCAAGAACATGCCCCATTACTACGTGAAGGAATGGCATTAGGTATGATGGTGTCATTCGCGGACTTAGTGAAGGTTACAATGGAAGCAAGCATAGACAACAGCATGGAATGGTTTGAGGACAAGATCAGGACAATCTCCCATCTAGAGGCAAATGGATTTAGTGTGCAATTTATGCAGAGCGCCATGACCGATTTGGTCAAGATAAAATCTGAGCGCACCAGTTATCATGTACAAATTGGCAAGCTGGATTCGAAGTTTGTGGAGAAGACAGCTTCGTCCTCCCGAGTTGGTGCACTGCTTGATGAAAAAGATATAGCTGCGGCAGAGCTTGAGCAAGAACTTGGGCGCATTCGCCAGGAAAGTCAGAAGATTGCAAAGGAGAAGGAAAAAATAGATGCGGAGCTCGCTAGTATCAAGACATCGCTTAGTGGGTATGAGGTTCTGTGCAACGGTGCGGAACGTAAGTTTAAAGACGTCTTGGCTGGGCTGCGGATGAAGAGGCTAACCTGA